The Paenalcaligenes faecalis genome has a window encoding:
- a CDS encoding M20 aminoacylase family protein, with the protein MTPQKSLLTELYSLLPEIQGIRQRIHAHPELGFQELATAALVADYLRQLDIEVHEQVGKTGVVGVLKGTAGISARSIGLRADMDALPIHEQTQLPYQSTIAGQMHACGHDGHTAVLLATAAYLAKHRDFAGTVHFIFQPAEEGLGGAQAMIDEGLFTRFPCDVIFALHNWPSLPPGHIGVNPGPMMAAADSFTVTVKGHGGHGAHPYLSKDPVVASAQLITALQTIVARNVHPFESAVVTVSAMQAGNIQAFSVIPDVVILCGTVRTFSDKVQAQIMQRMQQICDGIAATFDMTIQLDYQKLFPATINTPEYAELVARTATELFGADQVDANLIPSMGAEDFSFMLRQRPGAYFRLGQGGAEQGRVLHNANFDFNDAVIPQGAAMFVRIAQNFLAQTTTTTLNLG; encoded by the coding sequence ATGACACCACAAAAGTCTTTGTTAACAGAACTTTACAGCTTGTTGCCTGAAATCCAAGGCATTCGACAACGTATTCATGCTCATCCAGAGCTTGGCTTTCAGGAGTTGGCTACTGCCGCATTGGTCGCTGACTATTTGCGTCAACTTGATATAGAGGTTCATGAGCAAGTTGGGAAAACGGGTGTAGTGGGTGTCTTGAAAGGGACCGCAGGTATCTCAGCCCGAAGCATTGGCTTACGAGCAGATATGGATGCCTTGCCCATCCATGAGCAAACCCAGTTGCCATACCAGTCCACTATTGCTGGACAGATGCACGCCTGTGGGCATGATGGCCATACAGCAGTGTTGTTAGCCACTGCCGCTTATTTGGCTAAACACCGTGATTTTGCTGGGACAGTGCATTTTATTTTCCAGCCCGCCGAAGAGGGTCTGGGTGGGGCGCAAGCCATGATCGATGAGGGGCTATTTACCCGATTTCCGTGTGATGTTATTTTTGCTTTGCATAATTGGCCTAGTCTGCCTCCCGGTCATATAGGTGTAAATCCTGGACCCATGATGGCCGCGGCGGATAGCTTTACTGTCACCGTAAAGGGTCACGGGGGACATGGCGCACATCCTTATTTATCCAAAGATCCGGTGGTGGCTTCTGCTCAACTTATTACCGCTTTACAAACTATTGTAGCGCGTAATGTGCATCCCTTTGAGTCTGCGGTAGTAACGGTTTCGGCAATGCAAGCAGGCAACATACAGGCGTTTAGTGTTATTCCTGATGTGGTCATCTTATGCGGAACCGTACGTACGTTTTCAGATAAGGTGCAGGCGCAGATTATGCAGCGTATGCAGCAGATTTGTGATGGGATAGCAGCTACTTTTGATATGACGATTCAGCTGGATTACCAAAAACTCTTTCCGGCCACCATTAATACACCAGAGTATGCAGAGCTAGTGGCTCGCACTGCTACCGAGCTTTTTGGGGCGGATCAGGTGGATGCAAATTTGATTCCGTCCATGGGGGCAGAGGACTTTTCTTTTATGCTGCGTCAACGGCCGGGGGCTTATTTTCGACTAGGGCAAGGTGGTGCAGAACAAGGGCGAGTATTGCATAATGCTAATTTCGACTTTAATGATGCCGTGATCCCACAGGGGGCGGCCATGTTTGTGCGTATTGCACAAAATTTTTTAGCTCAGACTACGACAACTACATTGAATTTAGGATAA
- a CDS encoding SWIB/MDM2 domain-containing protein, with amino-acid sequence MKPMTPSADLAEIVGKKSLPRTEVTKKMWEYIKKHDLQAPENRRNINADAKLKPIFGKDQISMFELSKCLNAHLS; translated from the coding sequence ATGAAACCCATGACCCCTAGTGCAGACCTAGCTGAAATCGTAGGCAAAAAATCGCTTCCCCGCACCGAAGTAACTAAGAAAATGTGGGAATACATCAAAAAACATGATTTACAGGCCCCTGAGAATCGCCGTAATATCAATGCTGACGCCAAACTGAAACCCATTTTTGGCAAAGACCAAATCAGCATGTTTGAACTGAGCAAATGTTTAAATGCTCATCTAAGCTAA
- a CDS encoding alpha/beta fold hydrolase, protein MKKKSEVIHLQWNGKQRDIEYQWVGVNNTTAPLMIFLHEGLGSIAHWQNWPEHLCQALGYRGLIYSRYAYGQSTPRPATEKWHGDYLHIEAQQALPALLKALNVTESFTLFGHSDGATIALLYAAMPKHLAKNIIVLAPHLYIEPMTTAGVQQAIEWYKQGDLRQRLSRYHADVDSAFWGWAGVWGDEYYLHHWNIEQDIKHIKCPVLAIQGTDDEYASLAQIYDLKKHVPHTETCALEVCRHSPYIDMPDRVIDLVTQFLAKQPM, encoded by the coding sequence ATGAAAAAAAAGAGTGAAGTAATCCATCTACAGTGGAACGGAAAGCAAAGGGATATTGAGTACCAATGGGTTGGTGTAAACAACACAACCGCCCCGCTTATGATTTTTTTACACGAAGGCTTAGGCTCCATAGCGCATTGGCAAAACTGGCCAGAGCACCTATGCCAAGCGCTAGGCTATCGCGGACTCATCTACTCTCGTTATGCCTATGGCCAAAGCACGCCACGACCAGCCACTGAAAAATGGCACGGTGACTACCTGCACATTGAGGCACAACAAGCTCTACCAGCATTATTAAAGGCCCTCAATGTCACAGAGTCTTTTACACTATTTGGGCATAGTGACGGTGCCACCATTGCACTACTTTATGCAGCCATGCCCAAGCACCTAGCAAAAAACATCATTGTGCTTGCGCCCCATCTTTATATAGAACCCATGACGACGGCTGGCGTACAACAAGCCATCGAATGGTATAAGCAAGGGGATTTGCGCCAACGACTTAGCCGTTATCATGCCGATGTGGATTCTGCTTTTTGGGGCTGGGCAGGTGTTTGGGGTGACGAATACTATTTACATCACTGGAACATAGAGCAAGACATCAAACACATAAAATGCCCCGTATTAGCCATACAGGGCACTGATGATGAATATGCCTCATTGGCACAAATTTACGATCTCAAAAAACACGTACCGCACACAGAAACCTGCGCTTTAGAGGTCTGCCGCCATTCACCTTATATTGACATGCCTGATCGAGTGATAGACCTGGTTACTCAATTTTTAGCTAAACAACCTATGTAA
- a CDS encoding L-threonylcarbamoyladenylate synthase, with product MSDLDAQIHDAAQRLAKGQLVAFPTETVYGLGADASNPEAVAAIFAAKGRPSNHPVIVHVAPQADLSYWVSDIPKEAQQLMDAFWPGPLTLILPRSEQALAAVSGGQDTIGIRCPSHPVAQAMLKAFEQIKGPGAGVAAPSANRFGQVSPTQAQHVRDEFPDVDSSELYVLSGGSSDVGIESTIVDVSRLAQGVAPVVLRPGHITATQIAEVLQRDLGHQQAENTPRVSGSLKAHYAPRTPLFLLSAEQISVLPAGNVVAVSFEGLAPVGVHNYQAPPTPTHYASQLYAMLRSLDQQGYKAIYVQRPPQTPDWDAVNDRLGRAAAAFELDTDIT from the coding sequence ATGAGTGATCTGGATGCTCAAATTCATGATGCGGCTCAACGTCTTGCTAAAGGGCAATTGGTCGCATTTCCTACCGAAACGGTGTATGGATTAGGGGCAGATGCCTCTAATCCAGAGGCTGTAGCAGCGATTTTTGCAGCGAAAGGGCGTCCATCCAATCATCCGGTGATTGTGCATGTGGCGCCTCAGGCGGACTTATCGTACTGGGTCTCGGACATACCCAAAGAGGCCCAGCAGTTAATGGACGCATTTTGGCCTGGGCCTCTAACACTGATTTTGCCTCGCTCAGAGCAGGCATTAGCGGCGGTTAGTGGTGGCCAAGACACCATAGGGATACGTTGTCCCTCACATCCTGTAGCGCAGGCCATGTTAAAGGCCTTTGAGCAGATTAAAGGGCCTGGGGCAGGGGTAGCGGCCCCGTCAGCTAATCGTTTTGGGCAGGTTTCTCCGACTCAGGCACAGCATGTACGTGATGAGTTTCCTGATGTGGATAGCTCAGAGTTGTATGTGCTGTCTGGCGGTAGCTCAGATGTAGGTATTGAATCAACGATTGTAGATGTGTCTAGACTAGCCCAAGGTGTGGCCCCAGTTGTTTTACGACCAGGGCATATTACTGCGACCCAAATTGCCGAGGTTTTGCAGCGCGATTTGGGCCATCAACAGGCAGAGAATACACCTCGTGTGTCCGGCTCATTAAAGGCGCATTATGCGCCACGCACCCCATTGTTTTTATTGTCTGCAGAGCAGATATCTGTTTTACCCGCTGGCAATGTGGTTGCGGTTAGTTTTGAGGGGTTGGCTCCGGTAGGGGTGCATAACTATCAAGCACCACCGACTCCTACTCATTATGCCAGTCAACTGTATGCCATGTTACGTAGTTTAGATCAGCAGGGTTATAAAGCGATCTACGTGCAGCGTCCCCCTCAGACGCCAGACTGGGATGCAGTCAATGATCGTCTAGGGCGAGCCGCAGCTGCGTTTGAGCTAGACACAGATATTACATAG
- a CDS encoding 5-(carboxyamino)imidazole ribonucleotide synthase, giving the protein MSTVNTFLPGQWLGMVGGGQLARMFCYAAHRMGYKVAILDPDQASPAGAVADKHICASYDDSAALLQLAELCPAITTEFENVPAQSLIRLAELSRVTPSGEAVSVVQDRIREKQFIAKAGVPVVPYCAVHSIEDLLNAEASLFPGILKAARFGYDGKGQARVQTKQEAIEAFANFGQVACVLEALQPLEDEISVVVARALDGSTAIYTPSHNQHRDGILAVSTAANPCRLTDYHQQAQTAAVAIAESLDYYGVMCVEFFILADGTLLANEVAPRPHNSGHFTIEACLSSQFEQQVRVMAGLPLGSSQELQSSTMFNVLGDMWFNAEDDYIEPNWPALLAVPGVYLHLYGKAEARKGRKMGHVTLLAPNAKQLQAKAQQVADILGFDWYE; this is encoded by the coding sequence ATGTCTACTGTAAACACATTTCTACCAGGGCAGTGGTTAGGCATGGTGGGTGGTGGCCAATTAGCCCGTATGTTTTGTTACGCAGCCCATCGGATGGGCTATAAGGTCGCTATTTTAGATCCTGATCAAGCCAGTCCTGCCGGTGCGGTGGCTGATAAGCATATTTGTGCTTCGTATGATGATAGTGCGGCTTTACTGCAGTTAGCAGAGCTTTGCCCTGCTATTACCACTGAATTTGAAAATGTACCGGCTCAAAGTTTAATTCGCTTAGCGGAGCTCAGTCGCGTTACCCCAAGTGGCGAGGCAGTCTCTGTGGTGCAGGATCGTATTCGAGAAAAGCAATTTATCGCTAAAGCCGGAGTTCCTGTTGTGCCGTATTGTGCGGTACATAGCATCGAGGATCTGCTGAATGCAGAGGCTTCTCTGTTTCCCGGTATTTTAAAAGCCGCTCGTTTTGGTTATGACGGTAAAGGGCAGGCTCGGGTACAAACCAAACAAGAGGCCATAGAGGCTTTTGCTAATTTTGGTCAGGTTGCCTGTGTACTAGAGGCTTTACAGCCACTAGAGGACGAAATATCAGTAGTCGTAGCGCGTGCTTTGGATGGCTCTACGGCGATTTATACTCCCTCACATAATCAACATCGTGATGGGATTTTGGCTGTGTCTACGGCGGCGAATCCGTGTCGACTCACAGACTACCATCAACAGGCTCAGACCGCAGCCGTAGCGATTGCAGAATCGCTTGATTACTACGGAGTCATGTGTGTAGAGTTCTTTATCTTGGCGGATGGGACGCTTTTAGCTAACGAGGTCGCTCCACGTCCTCATAATAGTGGTCACTTCACTATAGAGGCTTGCCTTAGCAGTCAATTTGAACAACAGGTGCGGGTGATGGCTGGGTTGCCGTTGGGCTCAAGCCAAGAGCTACAGTCCTCTACGATGTTTAATGTGTTGGGTGATATGTGGTTTAACGCTGAAGACGACTACATTGAGCCTAACTGGCCAGCATTGTTGGCCGTTCCAGGCGTATATTTGCATTTGTATGGCAAAGCAGAAGCGCGCAAAGGTCGAAAAATGGGACATGTGACATTGTTAGCTCCAAATGCCAAGCAATTACAGGCTAAAGCCCAACAAGTGGCAGATATTTTAGGCTTTGATTGGTATGAGTGA
- the purE gene encoding 5-(carboxyamino)imidazole ribonucleotide mutase, with product MSKIKVGIVMGSSSDWPVMQNAAQILTDFGVPFEAKVVSAHRMPIDMVDYGAQASEQGYHAIIAGAGGAAHLPGMLAALTEVPVFGVPVPSRYLKGEDSLLSIVQMPKGVPVATFAIGEAGAANAALHVIATMAVHDADLKEKLKAFRAQQTENARAMHLPAVGESS from the coding sequence ATGTCCAAGATAAAAGTAGGTATTGTGATGGGCTCGTCTTCGGACTGGCCTGTGATGCAAAACGCAGCACAGATTCTGACCGATTTTGGTGTGCCCTTCGAGGCAAAGGTTGTCTCGGCGCATCGTATGCCCATAGACATGGTGGATTATGGTGCTCAGGCGTCCGAACAGGGCTATCACGCCATTATTGCTGGGGCGGGTGGTGCAGCCCATTTACCCGGCATGTTAGCCGCTTTAACTGAGGTTCCCGTTTTTGGGGTTCCCGTTCCTTCGCGCTATCTAAAAGGCGAGGACTCGCTGTTATCTATAGTGCAAATGCCTAAAGGTGTGCCAGTGGCTACTTTTGCGATAGGCGAGGCAGGGGCTGCTAATGCGGCCTTGCATGTGATTGCAACGATGGCAGTTCATGATGCTGATCTAAAGGAAAAGTTAAAGGCGTTTCGTGCGCAACAAACAGAAAATGCGCGTGCCATGCATTTGCCAGCGGTGGGTGAGTCGAGTTAA
- a CDS encoding phosphoribosylaminoimidazolesuccinocarboxamide synthase, which produces MVQALYQSTLQSLPLLGRGKVRDMYAVGDDKLLIVASDRLSAFDVILDDPIPGKGAVLTHLTEFWLKKLGHIVPNHSTPVSPLDVVPVQEHALVQDRSMVVKRLKPIMVECVARGYVVGSGWADYKKTGTICGIALPAGLQQAQKLDQPIFTPAAKAEVGEHDENVSFDYVVNELGQELAEKLRDTTLALYQAAADYAAQHGIIIADTKFEFGLDENGVLHLMDEVLTPDSSRFWDAATYAVGSNPASFDKQFVRDWLETQDWDKTAPAPRLPQDVIEQTAAKYAEAVTRLGA; this is translated from the coding sequence ATCGTGCAAGCTCTATACCAAAGCACGCTGCAATCGTTGCCTTTGCTCGGTCGTGGCAAAGTTCGTGATATGTATGCTGTCGGTGACGACAAACTATTAATTGTTGCTTCAGATCGTTTATCTGCGTTTGATGTGATTCTAGATGATCCCATTCCAGGTAAAGGGGCTGTGCTGACACATTTAACCGAGTTCTGGTTAAAAAAACTGGGTCATATCGTTCCTAATCATTCCACACCAGTCAGTCCATTAGATGTAGTTCCTGTTCAGGAACACGCCTTGGTTCAAGATCGATCAATGGTGGTAAAACGCTTAAAACCGATTATGGTCGAATGCGTGGCACGGGGTTATGTGGTGGGCTCAGGTTGGGCTGATTACAAAAAAACAGGTACGATTTGTGGGATTGCATTACCTGCAGGGTTACAACAGGCTCAAAAACTGGATCAGCCTATTTTTACCCCAGCAGCAAAGGCAGAGGTGGGTGAGCACGATGAGAACGTCAGTTTTGATTATGTGGTCAATGAATTAGGTCAAGAACTCGCCGAAAAGCTTCGTGATACGACCTTAGCGCTCTATCAGGCAGCGGCTGATTATGCAGCTCAACATGGCATTATTATTGCGGATACCAAATTTGAGTTTGGTTTAGATGAAAATGGGGTGCTGCATTTAATGGACGAGGTCCTGACACCCGACTCATCACGGTTTTGGGATGCAGCGACCTATGCGGTAGGCAGTAACCCAGCTTCTTTTGATAAGCAGTTTGTGCGTGATTGGCTAGAGACCCAAGACTGGGATAAAACTGCCCCTGCTCCGCGCTTACCGCAAGACGTGATTGAACAAACCGCGGCTAAATATGCCGAGGCTGTGACTCGTTTAGGGGCTTAG
- the fba gene encoding class II fructose-bisphosphate aldolase (catalyzes the reversible aldol condensation of dihydroxyacetonephosphate and glyceraldehyde 3-phosphate in the Calvin cycle, glycolysis, and/or gluconeogenesis), translated as MALVSMRQLLDHAAENGYGIPAFNVNNLEQVQAIMEAAHETDSPVIMQASAGARKYAGEGFLKHLIQAAVESYPHIPVVMHQDHGQSPAVCQGAIDLGFSSVMMDGSLKEDGKTIADFEYNVEVTRKVVEMAHKLGVTVEGELGCLGSLETMQGDKEDGHGFDGVLTMDQLLTSPEEAAEFVRRTQLDALAIAIGTSHGAYKFTREPTGDILSIERVKEIHARLPNTHLVMHGSSSVPQELLAEIREFGGDMKETYGVPVAEIQEAIKYGVRKVNIDTDIRLAMTAAVRRFLFQNPEKFDPREFLKPAREAAKAICVARYQQFGAAGNASKIKPITLNEMAAKYAAGELAQRVE; from the coding sequence ATGGCTCTGGTTTCCATGCGTCAGTTGCTCGACCATGCGGCTGAAAATGGTTACGGTATTCCGGCGTTTAACGTCAACAACCTTGAACAAGTTCAGGCCATTATGGAAGCCGCCCATGAGACAGATAGCCCTGTAATCATGCAGGCTTCTGCTGGTGCACGTAAATACGCGGGCGAAGGCTTTCTAAAACACTTGATTCAGGCTGCCGTCGAATCCTACCCCCATATTCCTGTTGTGATGCACCAAGATCACGGTCAGTCCCCTGCGGTATGTCAAGGAGCTATTGACCTAGGCTTCTCTAGCGTGATGATGGATGGCTCACTCAAAGAAGACGGAAAAACGATTGCTGATTTTGAGTACAACGTAGAGGTGACTCGTAAAGTGGTCGAAATGGCTCACAAATTGGGCGTAACCGTAGAGGGCGAGTTAGGTTGCTTGGGTTCCTTAGAAACCATGCAAGGCGATAAAGAAGACGGTCATGGTTTCGATGGTGTGTTGACCATGGATCAGTTGTTGACTAGCCCTGAAGAGGCCGCTGAATTTGTACGACGCACTCAACTTGATGCATTAGCTATTGCTATTGGGACAAGTCATGGGGCATACAAATTCACTCGTGAACCCACCGGCGATATTCTTTCCATCGAACGCGTAAAAGAAATTCATGCTCGTTTACCTAATACGCACTTGGTCATGCACGGTAGTTCCAGTGTGCCTCAGGAACTCTTAGCGGAGATCCGTGAGTTTGGCGGTGACATGAAAGAAACCTACGGTGTGCCTGTGGCAGAGATCCAAGAGGCGATCAAGTATGGTGTGCGCAAAGTGAATATCGATACTGATATTCGTTTGGCTATGACTGCTGCTGTACGTCGTTTCTTATTCCAGAACCCAGAAAAATTTGATCCTCGTGAGTTCCTGAAACCAGCTCGCGAAGCCGCTAAGGCCATTTGTGTGGCGCGCTACCAGCAGTTTGGTGCGGCAGGGAACGCGTCTAAAATTAAACCTATTACGCTCAATGAGATGGCAGCAAAATATGCTGCCGGTGAATTAGCTCAACGCGTTGAATAA
- the mog gene encoding molybdopterin adenylyltransferase has protein sequence MSSLRLHRQHPDQLLVGLVSISDRASSGQYEDQGIPALQGWLDQAIVQPSQYATRLVADEPEQVSAALIELVDDLGCDLVLTTGGTGPARRDITPEATLAVGTKEMPGFGEQMRQISLQFVPTAILSRQVAVIRETNDHAALIINLPGQPKAIAETLAGLKDDQGKSLVPGIFAAVPYCIDLIGGPYIETHEQVVMSFRPKSARRSA, from the coding sequence ATGAGCTCTTTGCGTTTACATCGACAGCACCCTGATCAACTTTTAGTGGGGCTGGTTTCTATATCGGATCGTGCTTCCAGCGGACAGTACGAAGATCAAGGAATACCTGCGCTGCAGGGTTGGTTAGATCAGGCCATTGTGCAGCCGTCCCAGTATGCGACACGTTTAGTCGCAGATGAGCCCGAGCAAGTGTCAGCGGCGTTAATAGAGCTAGTTGACGACTTAGGTTGTGATTTGGTGCTCACCACAGGGGGCACAGGCCCTGCACGTAGAGACATCACTCCCGAGGCCACCCTAGCTGTAGGCACTAAAGAAATGCCTGGCTTTGGTGAGCAAATGCGTCAGATTAGTTTGCAGTTTGTGCCAACGGCTATTTTGTCGCGTCAGGTGGCTGTGATTCGAGAGACGAACGATCATGCCGCTCTTATTATTAATTTGCCTGGTCAACCAAAGGCGATTGCGGAAACCTTAGCTGGTTTAAAAGATGATCAAGGCAAAAGTCTTGTGCCGGGCATTTTTGCCGCAGTTCCTTATTGTATTGACCTGATTGGTGGGCCGTATATAGAGACCCACGAGCAGGTTGTGATGTCATTTAGACCAAAATCAGCTCGACGTAGTGCATAA
- a CDS encoding NAD-dependent epimerase/dehydratase family protein, whose product MKSLLWIGAGDLAQKSVSQLGTDWQTTALRRHPATQGFQHTISADITQAESLRAIHDSYTHMVYSPTPAQRDAQSYEAIYQQGLENLLQQIDLSALTRFVFISSTAVYGADPVPQDEYSMLRPPSFNGEYLLNAEQWLQRELGDKLCIVRFSGLYGPGRHRIFERLRQQQLRINPAMDNYANRIHSEDAARVCTHLLTLEAPLPCYVATDSTPLPARRLYAHITQQLQVPAPTLDPTIPYESKHFSNQRLLSSGFLFHYPNTLEGYTALLASLSPDS is encoded by the coding sequence ATGAAATCATTACTTTGGATTGGAGCCGGTGACTTGGCTCAAAAAAGCGTATCTCAGTTAGGAACCGACTGGCAAACCACAGCTCTACGCCGTCACCCTGCTACACAGGGGTTTCAACACACCATATCCGCCGATATAACACAAGCCGAATCACTGCGTGCGATCCATGATTCTTATACTCATATGGTCTATAGCCCCACACCAGCCCAACGCGACGCACAGAGCTACGAAGCTATTTACCAACAAGGGCTAGAGAACCTGTTACAACAAATCGATCTTAGTGCTCTGACCCGTTTTGTTTTTATCTCCTCCACCGCCGTGTATGGGGCGGATCCTGTGCCCCAAGATGAGTACTCCATGTTACGCCCTCCTTCCTTTAATGGAGAGTATTTACTTAACGCCGAGCAATGGCTACAACGCGAGCTAGGTGACAAGCTCTGTATTGTACGATTTAGTGGCCTTTATGGGCCTGGACGCCACCGCATTTTTGAGCGCCTTCGCCAACAACAGCTACGAATCAACCCCGCCATGGATAACTATGCCAATCGAATCCATAGTGAAGATGCGGCTCGAGTCTGTACTCACCTGCTAACGCTGGAGGCTCCTTTGCCTTGTTATGTAGCTACCGATAGCACCCCCTTGCCTGCACGTAGACTGTACGCCCATATTACGCAGCAACTGCAGGTGCCCGCGCCAACACTTGACCCTACTATCCCTTATGAAAGCAAACACTTTTCTAATCAACGATTACTAAGCAGTGGCTTTTTATTTCACTACCCCAATACCCTAGAGGGATATACCGCGCTATTGGCCTCGCTTTCCCCTGATTCCTAA
- a CDS encoding MATE family efflux transporter has protein sequence MQHPSYPELIRLALPIIVANAAVPLLGLIDTAVIGQTGSASDLGAIALAALIFSFVYWGFGFLRMGTTGFVAQALGAKDKRELHALLFRTLLVGFSIGVALILLQYPIEKMATHFLSASPEVNERVRDYFYIRILGAPATLMTFALLGVLIGMGWTQQLLWVQLLLNGLNVVLNILFVVGMSLGVAGIALGTVLAEWVALFFALWIVFKKMGIHHPQQRLWQLRNTIFDRTRLMALLKVNSDIMIRTLALISGFAWFAKQGAQLGDQTLAANHILLQLISLSAFFLDGFANVSEMKVGHTYGAKNKLQLQLIVKKTTVLAVISSSVLSLLFLFFGPTIVSLLTQDSLVQDIANRHRHFAAIYIFTSFAAFQLDGIFIGLAKTQPMRNSTVSAFVLFVIFSVWWTPIFANTGLWWALISYILFRALFLYSYYRSLF, from the coding sequence ATGCAGCACCCTTCCTACCCCGAGCTAATCCGACTCGCCCTACCTATCATAGTAGCTAATGCCGCTGTCCCCTTATTGGGCTTAATTGATACCGCTGTCATTGGGCAGACAGGCTCTGCCTCGGATTTAGGGGCTATTGCTCTAGCCGCATTAATCTTTAGCTTTGTGTACTGGGGGTTTGGATTTTTGCGGATGGGTACCACGGGTTTTGTAGCGCAAGCCTTAGGGGCCAAAGATAAGCGCGAGCTGCATGCTTTACTCTTTCGTACCTTACTCGTGGGATTCAGCATTGGCGTTGCACTCATCCTGTTGCAATACCCCATAGAAAAAATGGCTACTCATTTCCTCAGTGCTAGCCCTGAGGTCAACGAACGAGTTCGAGACTATTTTTATATTCGAATTTTAGGGGCGCCAGCTACGCTAATGACCTTCGCCTTACTCGGAGTCCTGATTGGCATGGGTTGGACGCAACAGCTACTGTGGGTACAGCTACTCTTAAATGGCCTCAACGTAGTCTTAAATATCCTATTTGTAGTGGGGATGAGTTTAGGTGTCGCTGGGATTGCACTTGGCACGGTGCTTGCTGAATGGGTGGCTCTGTTTTTTGCGTTGTGGATTGTCTTCAAGAAAATGGGGATTCACCATCCTCAACAACGTCTCTGGCAGCTACGCAACACCATTTTTGATCGCACCCGTCTTATGGCTCTATTGAAAGTGAATAGTGACATTATGATTCGCACCCTAGCGCTGATCTCTGGCTTTGCCTGGTTTGCTAAACAAGGAGCGCAACTTGGGGACCAAACCCTAGCTGCTAACCATATTTTGCTGCAGCTCATCTCATTATCGGCTTTTTTTCTGGATGGTTTTGCCAACGTTTCTGAAATGAAGGTTGGTCATACTTATGGAGCTAAAAACAAATTACAACTACAGCTCATTGTAAAAAAAACCACTGTGTTAGCAGTTATCAGCTCTTCTGTTTTAAGTTTACTTTTTTTATTTTTTGGGCCGACTATTGTTTCTTTATTAACTCAAGACTCTCTAGTTCAAGATATAGCCAATCGTCACCGCCATTTTGCTGCCATTTATATTTTTACGTCTTTCGCTGCTTTTCAATTAGACGGTATATTTATCGGACTTGCTAAAACCCAGCCAATGCGAAATTCAACCGTTTCGGCATTCGTTCTTTTTGTTATTTTTAGTGTTTGGTGGACTCCTATTTTCGCCAACACGGGGTTATGGTGGGCGCTAATCAGCTATATATTATTTAGAGCTCTTTTTTTATACTCCTATTATCGATCCTTGTTCTAG